The following is a genomic window from Streptosporangiales bacterium.
GAACGCGGCCTGCGACAGGTGCGAGATGCCACCGCAGAGCACGGCCTGCTCGCCGAACAGGTCGGTCTCGGTCTCCTCGGTGAAGGTCGTCTTGATCGCGCCGGCGCGGGTGCCGCCGATCGCCTTCGCGTACGCCTTGGTGACCGGCCACGCGTTGCCGCTCGCGTCCTGCTCCACCGCCACGAGGACGGGCACGCCCTTGCCCTCGGCGAACTGCCGGCGCACCAGGTGACCAGGGCCCTTCGGCGCGACCATGCACACGTCGACGCCGGTCGGCGGCTTGATGAAGTCGTACCTGATGTTGAAGCCGTGGCTGAAGAACAGCGCGTCGCCCTCGACGAGGTTCGGCTCGATGGCCTCGGCGAAGACGTGCCGCTGGACGGTGTCGGGCGCGAGCACCATGACGACGTCGGCTTCCTCGCACGCCTCGTACGGCGTGAGGACGCGCAGGCCCTCGGCCTCGGCATTGGCCCGGCTCTTCGACGCCTCGGGCAGGCCGATCCGCACGTCGACGCCGGAGTCGCGCAACGAGAGCGCGTGCGCGTGGCCCTGGCTGCCGTAGCCGAGGACGGCCACGTTCTTGCCCTGGATCACCGACAGGTCGGCGTCGTCGTCGTAGTAGATCTCCGCCACAGCGGATCCTTCCTTCCTCGTTCGATCTAGGGGTGTATCTCCAGACGCACCCTAGGCGCTTCGCTCGAGCGAGCGGAGCGTGCGGTCGGTGATGGAGCGCTCCCCGCGGCCCAGCGCGACCACGCCGGACTGGACGAGCTCCTTGATGCCGAACGGCTCGAGCACGCGCAGCATCGCGGACAGCTTGTCCGGTGACCCGGTGGCCTCGATGGTCACCGACTCCGGCGAGACGTCCACGGTACGCGCGCGGAACAGCTGCACCGTCTCGAGCACCTGGCCACGGTGCCGCGCGTCGGCGGCGACCTTCACCAGCAGCAGCTTGCGCTGCACGCTCGAGCTCTCCTCGAGCTCGACGATCTTGATCACGTTGACGAGCTTGTTGAGCTGCTTCGTGACCTGCTCGAGCGGCGAGTCCTCGACGCCGACGACGAGCGTGATGCGCGAGACCTCGGGGTGCTCCGTGGTGCCCACGGCGAGGGACTCGATGTTGAAGCTGCGGCGGGAGAAGAGGCCGGAGATGCGTGCGAGCACGCCGGGCTTGTTCTCGACGAGGACCGAAAGTGTGTGGGTCTTCACAGGTCGTCCTTCTCCCAGTCGGGCGCCATGTCCCTGGCCACCTTGATCGCGTCGTTGCTCGTGCCCGCCGCGACCATCGGCCACACCATCGCGTCCTTGTTGACGACGAAGTCGATGACCACGGGGGTGTCGTGGATGCTCATCGCCTTCTCGATGGTGGCGTCGACCTGGTCGGCCTCCTCGCAGCGCAGGCCGACGCAGCCCATCGCCTCGGCGAGCTTGGCGAAGTCGGGGATGCGCGTGGAGTGCAGGTCGGTGTTGGAGTAGCGGCCCTCGTAGAAGAGGGTCTGCCACTGCCGCACCATGCCCAGGCTCTGGTTGTTGATGATGGCGATCTTCACCGGGATGCCCTCGAGCGCGCAGGTGACCAGCTCCTGGTTGGTCATCTGGAAGCAGCCGTCGCCGTCGATCGCCCAGACCGTCGCGTCGGGACGGCCAACCTTCGCGCCCATCGCCGCGGGGACGGCGTAGCCCATCGTGCCGAGCCCGCCGGAGTTGAGCCAGGTGGACGGCTTCTCGTACTTCACGAACTGCGCCGCCCACATCTGGTGCTGACCGACGCCCGCGACGTAGATCGCGTCGGGGCCGACCGTCGCGCCGATCCGCTCGATGACGTACTGCGGCGACAGCGTGCCGTCGTCGGGTGCGTCGTACCCCAGCGGGTACATCCGCCGCCAGCCGTCGAGCTGCCGCCACCACGCGGCGAGGTCGGCGACCCGGCCGCTCTCGCGCTCGGCGCGGACGGCCTCGAGCAGCACCGCGAGGGTCTCGCGGCAGTCGCCGACGATCGGCACGTCCGCGGCGCGGTTCTTCGAGATCTCTGCGGGGTCGATGTCGACGTGGACGACCTTGGCCTCGGGCGCGAACGACGAGAGCTGGCCGGTGACGCGGTCGTCGAAGCGCGTGCCGAGCGCGATCAGCAGGTCGGCGCGTTGCAGCGCGCCCACCGCCGTCACCGAGCCGTGCATGCCCGGCATGCCGACGTGCTGCCGATGGCTGTCCGGGAACGCGCCCCGTGCCATCAGCGTGGTGACAACGGGGATGCCGGTCAGCTCGGCCAGCTCGAGCAGCTCCTTGGTCGCGCCGGCCTTGATGACGCCGCCGCCGACGTAGAGCACCGGGCGGTCGGCCTCGGTGATCATCCGCGCCGCCTCGCGCACGCGCTTGGCGTTGGGTTTGGTCACCGGCCGGTACCCGGGCAGGTGCGGGCGCACCGGCCAGCTGAACGAGCCGGTCGCCTGCATGGCGTCCTTCGCGACGTCGACGAGCACCGGGCCCGGGCGGCCCGTGCTCGCGATGTGGAACGCCTCGGTCACCGCCTGCGGGATGTCCTCGGGCTTCGTCACGAGGAAGCTGTGCTTGGTGATCGGCATCGTGATGCCGCAGATGTCGGCCTCTTGGAAGCCGTCAGTACCGATCAGACTGCTGGGCACCTGGCCGGTGATCGCGACGATCGGCACCGAGTCCATGTGCGCGTCGGCGATCGCGGTGACGAGGTTCGTCGCACCGGGGCCGCTCGTCGCCATGCACACGCCGACTCGTCCCGTCACCTGCGCGTAGCCCTCGGCCGCGTGCCCGGCGCCCTGCTCGTGCCGGACGAGGACGTGGCGGATCTGCTTCGAGTCGAACAGCGGGTCGTACGCGGGGAGGACCGCGCCGCCGGGAATGCCGAAGACGACCTCGACACCCTCGTGCTCGAGCGATCTGATGAGGGCCTGTGCCCCCGTCATCTGCTCTGTCATGCGCCCACGCCTCCTCGCACTGCCACAGTCGTCATGCGTCCTCACCGTTCCCCGACATGTAGTTGGCCATCAAAAAACCCCTCGGGCCGAAGCCGGCGAGGGGTTGCGCACAAGCGGATCTCGGTCAGCCTGTGCGCTGCCCGAGTACGAGGATCGACCGCTCGTTGTTCACGATACGTACCTTCACCCGAAGCGACCGTGCGTGTCAAGCTGGTGGGACGGTTCGGTCCATCATCCGAGACGTGAGGCGTGCCACAGGCTCAGGGATCGTCACCGAAGCTCGCGCCGACGTCGAGCGGGTCGTGGTCGAAGCCCGACGCCATCGTCAGGATCAGCCCGTTGACGTAGCCGCGCTCACCGTGTCCCAGCGGCACCTCGAGCCAGGCGCCGCGCATGTTCCGCGGAACGGTCACGAGCGTGAAGCCGTCGTCGGCAGTGCGCGCATGCACCTGCTCCGGTGCAGAGCCGACCCCTCCGTGCAGGACGACCCGGCGGTTCGGGTGGTCGGGGAAGAGCACGGCGACCTGGTCGCCCATGCGCCACGCCACCGGGTCGCCGGCGTCGAGCAGTGGCCTGCCCCTGATGTACCTGTTGATCGAGAGCCTGTTGTCGACGTCGCGGCTCCACCACAGGGCCTGCAGCACGACCGCGCCGGTGCGCAGCCGGTACGCCGCGGCCATCCAGTACGTGCGGCCGCCGTCCTGCCTGGTCCACCGCCACAGGACGTCGAGCTGGGCGAACGTGAGCCGGTACGTGCCCGCGAGGTCGGCCGCCGCGAAGCCCCAGGCCTCGTCGTCGGGGACGTCCCCGTACGACCGCCGCGGTGCCGGTGCCTGCCCGCCCGGGTAGAACGACGTGCGCTCGACGCCCTGCACCGGACCGTCGTAGGGCGAGCCCGCCGTCCCCGTCACGGACACCCGCATCATGCGGACGGAGGGCGCCCGCACCCGCTCGAACACCACCCCGCCACGCGGCACGTGGGTGACGTACGTGCGCTCGACGTGGCCGAACCGCGGGACCGGGCGGGTCGACACCGCGATCGAGCGCGCGTCCGACGGTGCGAGCACCACGAGTAGGCCGGTGCCCGCAGGCTCGGGGTCGGCCCAGGCGACGGTCCTCGACCAGGGCGAGAGCGATCCGGCGGCGAGGCGTTCCATCCGGTCGAGGCCGTCACCCGTGCGGCCGACGAAGGCGACCAGCTCGAGCGGCCCCCGGGGGACGCCCGGCCGCACCACGAGGACGACCCGCCTGCCGTGCGCCTCACCGGCGAACAACGCCCTGCCGCCGGGCGCCCACCGGGCGAGGGAATCGAGGAGAGCGCGGTCACCGACCAGCGACCCGCGGACCGGCCAGGTCGTGACGTCCCCGCGGACGACGGGCGTCCGGTCCGGCCGGTGCTGGGGCGCCAGCACCACGGACCCGAGCACGACGAGCACGACCGTGACCGCCGCGACGAGGCCGGCGTACGCGCGCCGTCTCCGGTGGCGGCGCAGGAGCGGCGCGACACGTTCGTACGGCGCCGGATCGAGGGGCACGTCGTCGACACGCCTGCGCAGGACCTCGCCGAACGCGGCCCGCGGGTCGGGGAGATCGTCCGCCGCGGCGCCTCCGGCCAGCCGCGCGTACGCGTCGTCGCGCGCGGCCGCGAGCTCGTCGCGGCGTCCGCGCAACGAGCGCAGCGCCGTGCCGGCGTCCATCCCGGCGTACGTCTCGAGGACCACGAGCACGCGCCCGGGCGGTGACAGGGCGCGGTACGCCGCCTCCGTCTCCGAGGCCGCCGGGGTGTCCGCAGTGGTCGCGAGGAGGGTCGCGGCGTTGCGTGCGACGTCGGCCAGCACCGACTCCTCGACGGAGTCGGCGTCGTGGCGGATGTCGGGGGCAGCGCGGGCGAGGGCCTCGGCCACCAGCCGGCGCGCGGAGTCGAGATCGGCGCTCAGCAGGTAGCCGGTACGCAGGAGTGCGTGCCAGCGCGTGATGACGAACTCGCGGACGTCCGTCGCTCGGCCCTCCGACTCTCGTCACGAGCCTACGCCCGTGCGCGGTCGGCGGTCAGCCTCCTAGGGTGCGCCGCGAACCACGACGTTGGCCAGCGGCTCGCCCGCGGCGAGCCGGGCGAGCTGCTCGTTGACCAGCCGGCGGGCGCGCGGCAGGAACGCGGTGCTCGGCCCGCCGACGTGCGGGCTGATCAGGCAGCCGGGCGCGCGCCACAGCGGATGGTGGGACGGCAACGGCTCGGGCTCCGTCACGTCGAGAGCGGCGCGGAGGCGTTCGGACTCGAGCTCGGCGAGCAGCGCGTCGGTCTGCACGATCCTGCCGCGGGCGACGTTGACCAGGAGCGCGCCGTCCTTCATCCGGGCGAGGAACCCCGCGTCGACGAGACCGCGGGTCTCGTCGGTGAGCGGGAGCAGCACGACCACGACGTCGGCGCGCGGCAGCAGCTCGGGCAGCTCGTCCATGGTGTGCACGCCCTCGCGAGCGCGCCGCGCGACGCGGATGACGTCCGCCTCGAACCCGGCGAGCCGGGCCTCGACGGCCTTGCCGATCGACCCGTGGCCGAGGATGAGCACGGTGCGGTCGGCCAGCGCCGGCCGCGTCGTCGGCGCCCAGCGGCCGGAGTCCTGCGCCCTCGTGAACTCGGGGATACCGCGCAGCGAGGCGAGGATCAGGGTCATCGCCAGCTCGGCGGTGCTCGTGTCGTGCACGCCGCGCGCGTTGCACAGGGTGACGCTGTCGGGCAGTCCGGACAGCACATGCTCGTACCCGGCCGTGAGGGTCTGGATCGTCCTGAGCTTCGGCATGCGCCCGGCCAGCGCGAGGTTGACCGGGTCGAAGTCGTACGGGAGCACGTAGAACTCGACGTCGTCGAGGTCGGTCGGCTCCTGGGGCGGTCCCGTGTAGTGGGCGGCCTCGACGTCGTCGGGGATCTCGAGGTCGGTGAAGGGGACGAGTACCTTTCGAGTCATGAGCCGACCACCGAAGTGAGCATCGCAGCGAGGACGTGAGCCGCGACAATCCCGCCACGCGCAGGTGAGCGAGGAGCGGAGCGGAGGAGGTCGGCGGGAGACACAGTCATAGACGAAACCCTACCTTTGCCAGGCGATCGTCATCTTCCCGCGACCTTCGTGCCCGTACGGTCGTACTCGTGAGACTCCTCCCTGTCCTCGTGGCCATGACGGCGTTCGTCACCGCATGCGGCGGTCCCGGCGGATCCGGCGAGACCCCGTCGGCGGCGCCGTCCACCGAGGAGCCGGCGAGCCGGTCCTCGTCCGGGTCTGCGACGCCGAGCGCCACGTCCACCGGGCGGGCACGCGCCGGAGAGCCGCGGGTGCTCGTCGACGGGCTCGAGGTGCCGTGGGGCATCACGTTCCTGCCGGACGGCTCCGCGCTGGTGAGCGAGCGCGACCGGCACCGCATCATGCACGTGACGGCGTCCGGCAGGGCCACGCACGTCGGCACGATCGACGGCGTCGCGGAGGACACGTCCGAGGGCGGCCTGATGGGTCTCGCGGCGTCGCCGGCGTACGAGGAGGACAAGCAGGTCTTCGCCTACCTCACCGCCGCGGACGACAACCGCGTCATCAGCTTCCGCTACGAGGACGGCAGGGTGCGGGAGCGCCGCACGATCTTCACCGGCATCCCAAAGGCGAGCAACCACGACGGTGGGCGCATCGCGTTCGGCCCCGACGACATGCTGTACGTCACCACCGGCGACGCCGGCCAGGCAGACCGCGCGCAGGACCGGGGGTTCCTCGGCGGCAAGATCCTGCGGATGACACCCGAGGGCGAGCCGGCCCCGGGCAACCCGTTCGGCGACTCGGTGGTCTACACGCTCGGTCACCGCAACCCGCAGGGCCTGGCGTGGGGACCGGGCGACCGGCTCTACCAGGCGGAGTTCGGGCAGAACGCGCTCGACGAGGTCAACCTGCTGCGCCCCGGACGCAACTACGGCTGGCCCGACGTCGAGGGCACCAACGGTCCACGCAGCCCGCGGTTCGAACGTCCCCTCACCACCTGGCCGACCGGCGACGCCTCGCCGTCGGGCCTGGCGTACGCGGGCGGCTACCTGTGGCTGGCGACGCTGCAGGGCGAGAACGTCTACCGCATGACCGTCGACGCCGACGGCACGGTGGGGAAGCCGCAGCCGTTGTACGACGACCGGTGGGGCCGCCTGCGTACGGTCATCTCGGCGCCCGACGGCTCGTTGTGGGTCACGACGTCCAACAAGGACGGCCGCGGCGGCCTCTTCGACCGCAGCGACCGCATCGTCCGCATCCCCCTGTCCTGACATGCCGCCCGACCGGGGACCCGTTGCGAGGCGCCGCACATCGCGATTCAGGGGTTCCCATCAGCTGCAGCATGTGGGAACCCCCCGACTCACGGTGTCAACACCACGGCCAGGGCCAGAACTACGACGCGGCGAGGCGTTCCAGCAGCAGCTCGCGGACCCGCTTGGCGTCGGCCTGGCCGCGCATCGCCTTCATGACCGCGCCGACGAGCGGGCCGACCGCGGCGACCTTGCCCTCGCGCACCTTGGCGGCGACGTCGGGGTTGGCGGCGATCGCCTCGTCGGCGGCGCCGACGAGCGCGCCCTCGTCGGTCACGACCGTGAGGCCGCGCGCCGCGACCACCTGGTCGGGGTCACCCTCGCCGGCGAGCACGCCGTCGAAGACCTCGCGCGCGAGCTTGTCGGTCAGGCTGCCCTCGGTGACCAACGCGCTGACCCGGGCGACCTGCTCCGGCGTCACCGGCAGCGCGGTGAGCTCGATGCCCTGCTCGGTCGCGCGCCTGGACAGCTCGTTGAGCCACCACTTGCGGGCGTCGGCAGGCGTGGCGCCCGCGGCGACCGTACGCTCCACGACGTCGACGGCGTCGGCGTTGACGAGGTCGCGCAGCTCGAGGTCGGTGAGCGACCACTCGCGCATGATCCTCGTGCGCTTCGCGGCCGGCAGCTCGGCGAGCTCGGCGCGGATCGCCTCGACCCACTCGCTCTCCGGCGCGATCGGCACGAGGTCGGGCTCGGGGAAGTAGCGGTAGTCCTCCGCCTCCTCCTTGCTGCGGCCCGACGTCGTCGTGGCGGTGGTCTCCTGGAAGTGCCTGGTCTCCTGCACGACGCGACCACCGGCGGAGAGGACGCCCGCCTGCCGCTGGATCTCGTGCCGGACGGCGCGCTCGACGCTGCGCAGCGAGTTGACGTTCTTGGTCTCGGTGCGCCTCCCCCACTCGGCCGCGTCGTGCGGGGCGAGCGAGACGTTGACGTCGCAGCGCAGCGAGCCCTCCTCCATCCGCACGTCGGAGACGCCGAGCGAACGGATCACGGCGCGCAGCTCGGTGACGTACGCACGCGCCACGGTCGGGGCCGCCGCGCCGGTGCCCGGGATCGGCTTCGTGACGATCTCGACGAGCGGGATGCCGGCGCGGTTGTAGTCGACGAGGGAGTAGTCGGCGCCGTGGATGCGTCCGGACGTGCCGACGTGCTGCGACTTGCCGGTGTCCTCCTCGAGGTGCACGCGCTCGATCTCGACCCGCACCGTCTCGCCGTCGACCTCGACGTCGAGGTAGCCGTCGGTGCACAGCGGCTCGTCGTACTGCGAGATCTGGTAGTCCTTCGGCATGTCCGGGTAGAAGTAGTTCTTGCGCGCGAACCTGCACCACGACGCGATGTCGCAGTTCAGCGCCAGCCCGATCATCACCGCGTAGCGGATCGCGGCCTCGTTGACCACGGGCAGCGAGCCCGGCAGGCCGAGGCACACCGGGCAGACCTGGCTGTTGGGCTCGCCGCCGAACGTCGTCGGGCAGCCGCAGAACATCTTCGTACGCGTGCCGAGCTCGACGTGGGTCTCCAGCCCGAGCACCGGCGCGTACGCCGCAATGGCCTCG
Proteins encoded in this region:
- a CDS encoding dihydrofolate reductase, with the translated sequence MTRKVLVPFTDLEIPDDVEAAHYTGPPQEPTDLDDVEFYVLPYDFDPVNLALAGRMPKLRTIQTLTAGYEHVLSGLPDSVTLCNARGVHDTSTAELAMTLILASLRGIPEFTRAQDSGRWAPTTRPALADRTVLILGHGSIGKAVEARLAGFEADVIRVARRAREGVHTMDELPELLPRADVVVVLLPLTDETRGLVDAGFLARMKDGALLVNVARGRIVQTDALLAELESERLRAALDVTEPEPLPSHHPLWRAPGCLISPHVGGPSTAFLPRARRLVNEQLARLAAGEPLANVVVRGAP
- the ilvN gene encoding acetolactate synthase small subunit, with product MKTHTLSVLVENKPGVLARISGLFSRRSFNIESLAVGTTEHPEVSRITLVVGVEDSPLEQVTKQLNKLVNVIKIVELEESSSVQRKLLLVKVAADARHRGQVLETVQLFRARTVDVSPESVTIEATGSPDKLSAMLRVLEPFGIKELVQSGVVALGRGERSITDRTLRSLERSA
- the ilvC gene encoding ketol-acid reductoisomerase, whose translation is MYYDDDADLSVIQGKNVAVLGYGSQGHAHALSLRDSGVDVRIGLPEASKSRANAEAEGLRVLTPYEACEEADVVMVLAPDTVQRHVFAEAIEPNLVEGDALFFSHGFNIRYDFIKPPTGVDVCMVAPKGPGHLVRRQFAEGKGVPVLVAVEQDASGNAWPVTKAYAKAIGGTRAGAIKTTFTEETETDLFGEQAVLCGGISHLSQAAFETLTRAGYQPEIAYFEVLHEIKLIVDLMYEGGIARMRYSVSDTAEYGDYSRGPRVIDDHVKQEMQRILDEIKDGTFAREWIAEDDAGRPMFRKAREDQAQHPIEKTGEHLRSMMPWVDRPITETA
- the gatB gene encoding Asp-tRNA(Asn)/Glu-tRNA(Gln) amidotransferase subunit GatB, whose amino-acid sequence is MTAQTDTLVSYDEAIAAYAPVLGLETHVELGTRTKMFCGCPTTFGGEPNSQVCPVCLGLPGSLPVVNEAAIRYAVMIGLALNCDIASWCRFARKNYFYPDMPKDYQISQYDEPLCTDGYLDVEVDGETVRVEIERVHLEEDTGKSQHVGTSGRIHGADYSLVDYNRAGIPLVEIVTKPIPGTGAAAPTVARAYVTELRAVIRSLGVSDVRMEEGSLRCDVNVSLAPHDAAEWGRRTETKNVNSLRSVERAVRHEIQRQAGVLSAGGRVVQETRHFQETTATTTSGRSKEEAEDYRYFPEPDLVPIAPESEWVEAIRAELAELPAAKRTRIMREWSLTDLELRDLVNADAVDVVERTVAAGATPADARKWWLNELSRRATEQGIELTALPVTPEQVARVSALVTEGSLTDKLAREVFDGVLAGEGDPDQVVAARGLTVVTDEGALVGAADEAIAANPDVAAKVREGKVAAVGPLVGAVMKAMRGQADAKRVRELLLERLAAS
- a CDS encoding PQQ-dependent sugar dehydrogenase, encoding MTAFVTACGGPGGSGETPSAAPSTEEPASRSSSGSATPSATSTGRARAGEPRVLVDGLEVPWGITFLPDGSALVSERDRHRIMHVTASGRATHVGTIDGVAEDTSEGGLMGLAASPAYEEDKQVFAYLTAADDNRVISFRYEDGRVRERRTIFTGIPKASNHDGGRIAFGPDDMLYVTTGDAGQADRAQDRGFLGGKILRMTPEGEPAPGNPFGDSVVYTLGHRNPQGLAWGPGDRLYQAEFGQNALDEVNLLRPGRNYGWPDVEGTNGPRSPRFERPLTTWPTGDASPSGLAYAGGYLWLATLQGENVYRMTVDADGTVGKPQPLYDDRWGRLRTVISAPDGSLWVTTSNKDGRGGLFDRSDRIVRIPLS
- a CDS encoding acetolactate synthase large subunit, which gives rise to MTEQMTGAQALIRSLEHEGVEVVFGIPGGAVLPAYDPLFDSKQIRHVLVRHEQGAGHAAEGYAQVTGRVGVCMATSGPGATNLVTAIADAHMDSVPIVAITGQVPSSLIGTDGFQEADICGITMPITKHSFLVTKPEDIPQAVTEAFHIASTGRPGPVLVDVAKDAMQATGSFSWPVRPHLPGYRPVTKPNAKRVREAARMITEADRPVLYVGGGVIKAGATKELLELAELTGIPVVTTLMARGAFPDSHRQHVGMPGMHGSVTAVGALQRADLLIALGTRFDDRVTGQLSSFAPEAKVVHVDIDPAEISKNRAADVPIVGDCRETLAVLLEAVRAERESGRVADLAAWWRQLDGWRRMYPLGYDAPDDGTLSPQYVIERIGATVGPDAIYVAGVGQHQMWAAQFVKYEKPSTWLNSGGLGTMGYAVPAAMGAKVGRPDATVWAIDGDGCFQMTNQELVTCALEGIPVKIAIINNQSLGMVRQWQTLFYEGRYSNTDLHSTRIPDFAKLAEAMGCVGLRCEEADQVDATIEKAMSIHDTPVVIDFVVNKDAMVWPMVAAGTSNDAIKVARDMAPDWEKDDL